The following proteins are encoded in a genomic region of Pyrus communis chromosome 11, drPyrComm1.1, whole genome shotgun sequence:
- the LOC137707747 gene encoding protein NOI4-like, translating into MGEKGVPLPKFGEWDVNDPASAEGFTVIFNKARTEKKTGGRPDSPSKEDHTYKHEAVLGKPPSKKWFCCLRAES; encoded by the exons GTACCGTTGCCAAAATTTGGTGAATGGGATGTCAATGATCCAGCATCAGCTGAGGGATTCACTGTAATCTTCAACAAGGCTAGGACTGAGAAGAAGACAGGTGGCAGACCTGACTCACCATCAAAGGAGGATCACACATATAAGCATGAAGCAGTTCTCGGAAAGCCTCCATCT AAAAAATGGTTTTGCTGCTTGCGTGCGGAGTCATGA